The following proteins are co-located in the Roseovarius arcticus genome:
- a CDS encoding cytochrome P450 yields the protein MLPPKPPSRTGRVSLWRYLQLFRADILSAQPARLYRAWMAEFRTPFFRSYLCNQPDLVDLVLKGRPDDFPKSDRVREGLTPLLGNSVFVTNGEVWKRQRRIIDPAFEGGRLRLIFPAMLEAGQSAVRRLAPLADGTARDIEGEASHVAADVIFRTLFSIPIENEVASAVFNEFRDHQRTQPVVNLAALIPLPTWMPRPHSRRTRRTARAIRDLIRQLTTQRMVQIEAGEAPDDLATKIMRTADPQSGECFGTEEMVDQVAIFFLAGHETSASALGWALYMLALYPDWQDKVAAEAEAAFGGGAPEFSHMSKLSQTRDVFRETLRLYPPVPMMVREARCPETFRGRDIAPGSQIVLSPWHLHRHERIWDAPDAFDPGRYGTEAGRKCLREAFMPFSAGQRVCPGAGFAMIEGVLLLSMLVRSYRFEPLPERPAMPVAHLTVRGKDGIWLRITPR from the coding sequence ATGCTGCCGCCCAAACCGCCCTCGCGTACGGGCCGCGTCTCGCTCTGGCGGTATTTGCAGCTGTTCCGCGCGGATATTCTGTCGGCCCAGCCTGCGCGCCTTTATCGCGCTTGGATGGCCGAATTTCGCACGCCGTTCTTTCGCTCATACCTGTGCAACCAGCCAGATCTGGTCGATCTCGTGCTAAAAGGGCGGCCCGATGATTTCCCAAAATCAGACCGCGTGCGTGAGGGCCTGACGCCGCTTTTGGGAAATTCGGTGTTCGTCACCAATGGCGAGGTTTGGAAGCGCCAGCGGCGCATCATTGATCCGGCCTTTGAGGGCGGGCGTCTGCGCCTTATTTTTCCCGCGATGCTGGAGGCCGGGCAGAGCGCTGTGCGCCGCCTTGCACCGCTGGCCGACGGCACCGCCCGCGATATCGAGGGTGAGGCGAGCCATGTGGCCGCCGATGTGATTTTTCGGACACTATTTTCCATCCCTATCGAGAACGAGGTTGCCAGCGCCGTATTTAACGAGTTTCGAGACCATCAGCGCACTCAACCGGTGGTGAACCTTGCCGCACTGATCCCGCTGCCCACATGGATGCCGCGCCCGCATAGTCGCCGCACACGGCGCACGGCCCGTGCCATTCGCGATCTCATCCGCCAGTTGACGACGCAGCGCATGGTCCAGATTGAGGCGGGCGAGGCACCGGACGATCTGGCGACCAAGATTATGAGAACGGCAGATCCGCAAAGCGGCGAATGCTTTGGTACCGAGGAGATGGTCGATCAGGTTGCGATCTTTTTCCTCGCCGGGCATGAAACCAGCGCATCGGCGCTTGGCTGGGCGCTGTATATGCTGGCGCTGTACCCTGACTGGCAGGATAAGGTCGCGGCTGAGGCCGAGGCGGCCTTTGGCGGCGGCGCGCCCGAATTCTCGCATATGTCAAAGCTCAGCCAGACGCGCGACGTATTTCGCGAGACATTGCGCCTCTATCCACCGGTGCCAATGATGGTGCGCGAGGCCCGCTGCCCCGAGACATTTCGCGGCCGCGATATTGCGCCCGGCAGCCAGATCGTCCTCAGCCCATGGCACCTGCACCGGCACGAGCGGATTTGGGACGCGCCCGATGCGTTTGACCCGGGACGTTATGGCACGGAGGCGGGCCGCAAATGTCTGCGCGAGGCGTTCATGCCATTTTCAGCAGGGCAGCGGGTTTGTCCCGGCGCAGGCTTTGCCATGATAGAGGGCGTTTTGCTGCTGTCGATGCTGGTGCGCAGCTATCGGTTTGAGCCCCTGCCAGAGAGGCCAGCGATGCCCGTCGCGCATCTGACGGTGCGGGGCAAGGACGGCATCTGGCTGAGGATCACACCGCGTTAA
- a CDS encoding sigma-54-dependent transcriptional regulator, with product MANAMKIAIVDDEKDMRQSISQWLALSGYDTETFPSAEEALKKLGADYPGIVVTDIRMPGMDGMQFLKKLMGADSTLPVIMITGHGDVPMAVEAMRVGAYDFLEKPFNPDRMTELAKKATHARRLTLDNRALRRELSDGGQLMKKLIGSSPVMERLKEDILDLGQADGHVLIDGETGTGKTLVAHALHAVGARAGKKFVLVSCAAFEQDQLSKRLFGPMNPEDSRLPAVEEARGGTLVLEDIEALGDSLQARLLTYLNEEGTPPETRLVAISNLQDEGKTSEDALRPDLFYRLASLRITVPPLRQRGEDILTLFTRFIDQFADDYGCDAPQVSAQEAAQLLQAPWPGNVRQLFNVAERAVLQSRRGSGTIVSLLMSDHQDMQPVMTTEGKPLKEYVEAFERMLIDNTMRRHKGSIAAVMDELCLPRRTLNEKMAKYTLQRSDYL from the coding sequence ATGGCCAACGCGATGAAGATTGCTATCGTCGACGACGAAAAAGATATGCGCCAGTCGATCAGCCAGTGGCTGGCCCTGTCGGGCTACGACACCGAGACGTTCCCGAGCGCGGAGGAGGCGCTGAAGAAGCTGGGCGCCGATTATCCCGGCATCGTGGTTACCGACATCCGTATGCCCGGCATGGACGGCATGCAGTTTCTGAAAAAGCTGATGGGCGCTGACAGTACGTTGCCCGTCATCATGATCACCGGTCACGGCGACGTGCCGATGGCGGTCGAGGCAATGCGCGTCGGCGCCTATGATTTTCTGGAAAAGCCGTTCAACCCCGATCGCATGACCGAGCTGGCCAAAAAGGCGACCCACGCCCGCCGCCTGACGTTGGACAACCGCGCCTTGCGGCGCGAGCTGTCGGATGGCGGCCAGCTGATGAAAAAGCTCATCGGGTCGAGCCCAGTGATGGAGCGGCTCAAGGAGGATATCCTAGATCTGGGGCAGGCCGACGGCCACGTTCTGATCGACGGCGAGACAGGCACAGGCAAGACGCTGGTCGCTCATGCGCTGCACGCCGTCGGCGCGCGGGCGGGCAAAAAGTTCGTTTTGGTATCGTGCGCCGCGTTCGAGCAGGACCAGCTGTCCAAGCGCCTGTTTGGCCCGATGAACCCCGAGGATAGCCGTCTGCCGGCCGTTGAGGAGGCGCGCGGCGGAACGCTGGTTCTAGAGGATATCGAGGCGCTGGGGGATAGTCTGCAAGCACGTCTGCTTACCTATCTGAACGAGGAGGGCACACCGCCCGAAACGCGGCTGGTGGCGATCAGCAACCTTCAGGACGAGGGCAAGACGTCAGAGGACGCACTGCGCCCCGATCTGTTCTATCGCCTTGCGTCGTTGCGCATCACCGTGCCGCCCCTGCGCCAGCGCGGCGAGGATATTCTGACGCTCTTCACCCGCTTTATTGACCAGTTCGCCGATGATTACGGCTGCGATGCGCCGCAGGTCAGCGCGCAGGAGGCCGCGCAATTGCTTCAGGCGCCATGGCCCGGCAACGTGCGCCAGCTCTTTAACGTGGCCGAGCGCGCCGTTCTGCAATCGCGGCGTGGATCCGGCACAATCGTTTCGCTGCTGATGAGCGATCATCAGGACATGCAGCCGGTGATGACAACCGAAGGCAAACCGCTAAAGGAATACGTCGAGGCGTTCGAGCGGATGCTGATCGACAACACCATGCGCCGCCACAAAGGCAGTATCGCCGCCGTCATGGACGAATTGTGCCTGCCTCGCCGGACGTTAAATGAAAAGATGGCGAAATATACGCTTCAAAGGTCGGACTACCTTTAA
- a CDS encoding Rne/Rng family ribonuclease, which yields MAKKMLIDATHAEETRVVVVDGNKVEEFDFESENRRQLAGNIYLAKVTRVEPSLQAAFIDYGGNRHGFLAFSEIHPDYYQIPVADREALMEEERAYAEAQEAEEEERAKPKGRSRGGRGRSRAAKADSDDAVTSAEVSGMETIDLDENDDEGSSPMERVAETPVEEPEGDETGGETGADTDDDNDAPKPRRTRTRTRSKSTEDDGDDDGPDAADKDDSIEVVADEDTQEDIRPPRKPRPRKYKIQEVVKVRQILLVQVVKEERGNKGAALTTYLSLAGRYCVLMPNTARGGGISRKITNAPDRKKLKEIANEIAVPKGAGLIVRTAGAKRTKPEIKRDYEYLQRMWEQIRELTLKSIAPAKIYEEGDLIKRSIRDLYNREIDEVLVEGERGYRIAKDFMKMIMPSHAKNVKNYVDTMPLFARFQVESYLNSMFNPTVQLRSGGYIVIGVTEALVAIDVNSGRATKEGSIEDTATKTNLEAAEEVARQLRLRDLAGLIVIDFIDMDERKNNAAVEKRMKDKLKTDRARIQVSRISGFGLMEMSRQRLRPGMIEATTQPCPSCHGTGLIRSDDNLALNILRQVEEEGTKGRSLEVLLRAPVGIANFLMNQKREHIAQIEVRYGLSVRVEGDPSLISPDFALEKFKTATRAVPEQVARVVSVDSSLMDDIDAETEVDPDEWPGDDDEAEDENVQQSRSQNDAENGNGNGNANGNGNGEDEDGKPKKRRRRRRRGKSSKSREDGENGNGNGENGNGENGESSDGDADANANQQTGDHADATDNGEVKKRRSRSRGRKPASDNNDADRPAAATEVVDAAEVAGEPDQTAQPASEDAPKPKRTRKPRAKKVDADAPAASPETAPAADSAEDIAAEDAPKPKPARKPRARKSDAAPAQPVADIAPEIAVPPAPEPQSAPEPTAAAKPAPEPTPPAEAEADASKPKRKGWWSLGR from the coding sequence ATGGCCAAGAAAATGCTTATCGATGCCACCCACGCCGAGGAAACTCGTGTTGTGGTGGTCGACGGAAACAAGGTTGAGGAATTTGACTTTGAATCCGAAAACAGACGGCAACTCGCCGGAAATATCTATCTCGCCAAGGTAACGCGCGTCGAGCCGTCGCTGCAGGCGGCGTTCATCGATTACGGTGGAAACCGTCACGGTTTCCTCGCGTTCTCGGAAATTCACCCCGATTATTATCAGATTCCCGTCGCCGACCGTGAGGCGCTGATGGAAGAAGAGCGCGCGTATGCCGAAGCCCAGGAGGCCGAGGAAGAAGAGCGCGCCAAGCCCAAGGGCCGCTCGCGCGGTGGGCGGGGCCGCTCAAGGGCCGCGAAGGCAGATTCTGATGATGCCGTGACCAGCGCAGAAGTGTCCGGCATGGAAACCATCGATCTGGACGAGAATGACGACGAGGGCAGTTCCCCTATGGAGCGCGTCGCAGAGACACCGGTGGAAGAGCCTGAGGGCGACGAGACTGGCGGCGAGACTGGTGCTGATACGGACGACGATAACGATGCGCCCAAACCGCGCCGTACCCGGACGCGCACACGTTCCAAGTCGACCGAAGACGACGGCGACGATGACGGCCCCGACGCCGCTGACAAGGACGACAGCATCGAAGTTGTCGCGGACGAAGACACCCAAGAGGATATCCGCCCGCCGCGCAAACCTCGGCCGCGCAAGTACAAGATCCAAGAAGTCGTCAAGGTCCGCCAGATACTGCTGGTCCAAGTCGTTAAGGAAGAGCGCGGCAACAAAGGCGCGGCGCTAACCACGTATCTGTCGCTGGCCGGGCGTTACTGCGTCCTGATGCCCAATACTGCCCGTGGCGGCGGCATCAGCCGCAAGATCACAAACGCGCCCGACCGCAAGAAGCTAAAGGAAATCGCCAACGAGATTGCCGTGCCAAAGGGCGCGGGCCTGATCGTGCGTACTGCCGGCGCCAAGCGGACCAAGCCCGAGATCAAGCGCGACTACGAGTACCTGCAACGCATGTGGGAGCAGATCCGGGAGCTGACGCTGAAATCGATCGCGCCCGCCAAGATTTACGAGGAGGGCGACCTGATCAAACGCTCGATCCGCGACCTCTATAATCGCGAGATTGACGAGGTTTTGGTCGAGGGCGAGCGCGGGTATCGGATTGCCAAAGACTTCATGAAGATGATCATGCCGTCGCACGCGAAGAACGTGAAGAATTACGTCGACACCATGCCGCTTTTCGCGCGGTTCCAAGTCGAATCGTATCTAAACTCGATGTTCAACCCGACCGTTCAGCTAAGATCGGGTGGCTATATCGTGATAGGCGTGACCGAAGCGCTTGTCGCCATTGACGTCAACTCTGGCCGCGCCACCAAAGAAGGCTCGATCGAGGATACGGCGACCAAAACCAACCTGGAGGCCGCCGAAGAGGTGGCGCGCCAGTTGCGCCTGCGCGATCTGGCTGGTCTGATCGTCATCGACTTTATCGACATGGACGAGCGCAAGAACAACGCCGCCGTCGAAAAGCGGATGAAGGATAAGCTGAAGACCGACCGCGCACGCATTCAGGTCAGCCGCATTTCGGGCTTTGGCCTGATGGAAATGTCGCGCCAGCGCCTGCGTCCCGGTATGATTGAGGCGACGACGCAGCCTTGCCCATCGTGCCACGGCACAGGGCTGATCCGGTCCGACGATAACCTTGCGCTCAATATCCTGCGCCAGGTCGAGGAAGAGGGCACCAAGGGCCGCTCGCTCGAAGTGCTGTTGCGCGCACCCGTCGGCATCGCGAACTTCCTGATGAACCAAAAACGCGAGCATATCGCGCAGATCGAGGTCCGTTATGGCCTGTCGGTACGGGTTGAGGGCGACCCGTCGCTGATCAGCCCCGATTTTGCACTGGAAAAGTTCAAGACAGCCACCCGTGCCGTGCCCGAGCAAGTCGCACGCGTCGTTTCTGTCGACAGCTCGCTGATGGATGATATCGACGCCGAGACGGAAGTTGATCCCGACGAGTGGCCCGGTGACGATGACGAGGCCGAAGATGAGAACGTCCAGCAAAGCCGCAGCCAGAACGATGCGGAGAATGGTAACGGGAACGGCAATGCCAACGGGAATGGCAATGGCGAGGACGAGGACGGCAAGCCGAAGAAGCGCCGTCGGCGTCGGCGTCGGGGTAAGTCGTCCAAATCGCGTGAAGATGGCGAGAATGGCAATGGCAACGGCGAGAATGGGAACGGTGAAAACGGGGAAAGCAGCGATGGCGACGCCGATGCTAACGCCAACCAGCAAACCGGCGATCATGCAGACGCAACGGATAACGGCGAAGTAAAGAAACGTCGTTCGCGTAGCCGTGGCCGCAAGCCCGCCTCGGATAACAATGACGCCGACCGACCAGCCGCCGCGACAGAAGTTGTCGACGCGGCAGAAGTTGCCGGCGAGCCAGATCAGACAGCCCAGCCGGCATCCGAGGACGCGCCGAAGCCAAAGCGCACTCGCAAACCGCGGGCCAAGAAGGTGGATGCCGACGCGCCAGCAGCAAGTCCCGAGACAGCGCCAGCCGCAGATTCGGCCGAAGATATTGCCGCCGAGGACGCGCCCAAGCCAAAACCGGCCCGCAAGCCGCGCGCTCGCAAGAGCGACGCTGCACCTGCGCAGCCAGTGGCCGACATCGCGCCCGAGATTGCGGTGCCTCCCGCGCCCGAGCCGCAATCGGCACCCGAGCCGACTGCAGCCGCCAAGCCAGCGCCTGAGCCCACACCACCAGCCGAGGCAGAGGCCGACGCGTCAAAGCCCAAGCGCAAGGGTTGGTGGTCACTAGGCCGTTAA
- a CDS encoding ATP-binding protein yields MSTPDPNTPRPTPAPQPRRAPSERAAGTTSWRVRMALIVLTAMAVGVVFVTNRLLTDRFTQNTRNRAELRLVLYSGNLLSELRQNAIVPQLLARDPALISALNSANYSQSTQRLISFVDEIGAASLTLLDKDGRTVASTDRNTIGESHRTQPYYVDALRSKDTVFTLIQHETGRFDFYYSRRVESQGALIGVIMVAVDLYKYERAWAGITDAVVVTDTEGRIILSTEPRWRGLTEAEALSEKPVSSALERAIQATADWTTLPADAYLGGEAVMRVEGRVAFRGWRIANFTTFDSVREKVNGFLALEIMAFAILLALAFYFLNRKTAVRMALFQRESAELRALNLRLQREIAERERVQENLAVAEQTLAQSSKLAALGEMSAAVSHELNQPLAAMKTYLAGARLLLTRNRPDETLSSFQRIDDLIERMGAITKQLKSYARHSGDTFEPVNIGDALASSLSMMEPQLRQRRVTINRTLPDEPVMVMGDRVRIEQVMINLLRNALDATQTVNEAQIDLVLTAGTMAVLTVRDNGTGLKDFDKLFEPFHSTKQAGEGVGLGLAISSGIVNDLGGRLTARDAATGGAVFEMRLPILNEETRAAE; encoded by the coding sequence ATGAGCACGCCCGACCCCAACACGCCGCGACCCACCCCCGCGCCGCAGCCACGGCGCGCACCGTCCGAGCGTGCCGCGGGAACCACCAGCTGGCGGGTGCGCATGGCGCTGATCGTGCTAACTGCGATGGCCGTGGGCGTAGTCTTTGTGACCAACCGGCTGCTGACCGACCGGTTTACGCAAAATACCCGCAACCGGGCTGAGCTGCGATTGGTGCTCTATTCGGGCAACCTGCTGAGCGAGTTGCGCCAGAACGCTATCGTGCCGCAACTTCTGGCGCGCGATCCGGCGCTGATTTCGGCGCTGAATTCGGCCAATTATTCGCAATCAACGCAGCGCCTGATTTCATTTGTTGATGAGATTGGTGCCGCATCGCTGACCCTGCTGGACAAGGACGGGCGCACCGTTGCGTCGACTGATCGCAATACGATAGGCGAATCTCACCGCACGCAGCCTTATTATGTGGACGCTCTGCGCTCCAAGGACACGGTGTTTACTCTTATCCAGCACGAAACCGGGCGCTTTGATTTCTACTATTCCCGCCGGGTCGAGAGCCAAGGCGCGCTGATTGGCGTCATCATGGTCGCCGTTGATCTCTACAAGTACGAGCGGGCGTGGGCGGGCATCACCGATGCCGTCGTCGTCACAGACACCGAAGGGCGCATCATCCTGTCGACCGAGCCGCGCTGGCGCGGCCTGACCGAGGCCGAAGCGCTATCTGAGAAGCCGGTGAGCAGTGCGCTGGAGCGGGCTATTCAAGCCACCGCGGACTGGACGACACTGCCGGCTGATGCCTACCTTGGCGGCGAGGCGGTGATGCGCGTCGAGGGGCGCGTGGCGTTTCGCGGCTGGCGGATCGCTAACTTCACCACCTTCGACTCGGTCCGCGAAAAGGTGAACGGCTTTCTCGCGCTCGAAATCATGGCGTTTGCGATTCTGCTGGCGCTGGCCTTCTACTTTCTCAACCGCAAGACGGCGGTCCGCATGGCGCTCTTCCAGCGCGAGTCGGCAGAGCTTCGCGCACTGAACCTGCGCTTACAGCGGGAAATCGCCGAGCGTGAGCGCGTGCAAGAAAACCTTGCCGTGGCCGAACAGACCCTCGCGCAGAGCTCAAAACTAGCGGCATTGGGCGAGATGTCTGCCGCCGTAAGTCATGAGCTGAACCAGCCTCTGGCGGCGATGAAAACCTACCTCGCCGGCGCGCGCCTTTTGCTGACGCGCAACCGCCCCGACGAGACGCTGTCATCGTTCCAGCGCATCGACGACCTGATCGAGCGCATGGGCGCGATAACCAAGCAGCTGAAATCCTATGCGCGCCACTCTGGTGACACATTCGAGCCTGTAAACATTGGCGATGCGCTCGCCTCGTCGCTGTCGATGATGGAGCCGCAGTTGCGCCAACGGCGCGTTACGATCAACCGCACGCTACCTGACGAGCCTGTGATGGTAATGGGTGATCGGGTGCGGATTGAGCAGGTGATGATCAATCTGCTACGCAATGCGCTGGACGCGACGCAGACAGTGAACGAGGCTCAGATTGATCTGGTTCTGACGGCCGGTACGATGGCTGTTTTGACGGTGCGCGACAATGGCACCGGCCTCAAGGATTTCGACAAGCTGTTTGAGCCATTTCACTCGACCAAGCAGGCGGGCGAGGGGGTCGGGCTGGGCCTTGCCATTTCTTCGGGTATCGTAAACGACCTCGGTGGTAGACTGACCGCGCGCGATGCGGCGACGGGCGGTGCTGTATTTGAAATGCGCCTCCCTATATTGAACGAAGAAACCCGTGCAGCGGAGTAA
- a CDS encoding sulfurtransferase TusA family protein: MEEIDAIGLLCPLPVLKLRKRMSRLAPGDQLRLICDDPAAAIDVPHFCAEAGHELLSAQVDAGRTVYLVRKGG; this comes from the coding sequence ATGGAAGAAATTGACGCCATCGGCCTGCTGTGCCCCCTGCCCGTTTTGAAGCTGCGCAAGCGCATGTCGCGCCTCGCGCCGGGCGATCAGTTGCGGCTGATCTGCGACGATCCGGCGGCGGCGATTGATGTGCCGCATTTCTGCGCTGAGGCGGGGCATGAGTTGCTATCGGCCCAAGTGGATGCCGGGCGCACCGTCTATTTGGTGCGCAAAGGCGGCTGA
- a CDS encoding cytochrome c biogenesis CcdA family protein produces the protein MFGIEIMDAGLIPAMIVALLAGTLSFLSPCVLPIVPPYLAYMSGVTLPDLEKNGAHRRSAVVPALFFVMGLSTIFLLLGAAASALGLAFLQYQSTLSGIAGILVMIFGLHFLGIIRIGFLDREMRMDAGDRGGTAFGAYILGLAFAFGWTPCIGPQLGAILSLAASEASVTRGTALLAVYAIGLGVPFILVAAFLPRLTGFMSWMKRHMNRIEKIMGLLLWTIGLMMLTGGFSAFAFWLLETFPALAVLG, from the coding sequence ATGTTCGGAATTGAAATCATGGACGCGGGCCTTATCCCCGCGATGATCGTTGCACTGCTGGCCGGGACGCTGTCCTTCCTCAGCCCATGCGTGCTGCCCATTGTGCCACCCTATCTGGCCTATATGAGCGGTGTGACCCTACCGGATCTGGAAAAAAATGGCGCGCATCGCCGTAGCGCCGTCGTGCCTGCGCTGTTCTTTGTGATGGGACTGTCGACGATTTTCTTGCTTTTGGGGGCTGCGGCATCGGCGCTTGGTCTGGCGTTTTTGCAATACCAGTCCACGCTCAGCGGTATCGCGGGCATTTTGGTCATGATATTCGGCCTGCATTTTTTGGGCATCATCCGCATTGGGTTTCTTGACCGCGAGATGCGCATGGATGCGGGTGATCGTGGCGGCACCGCGTTTGGTGCCTACATCCTCGGCCTTGCCTTCGCATTCGGCTGGACGCCTTGCATCGGCCCGCAACTGGGCGCGATCCTGTCGCTGGCGGCAAGTGAGGCATCGGTCACACGCGGCACAGCATTGCTGGCGGTCTATGCCATCGGGCTGGGCGTGCCCTTCATCCTTGTCGCCGCGTTCCTGCCACGTCTGACCGGCTTCATGAGCTGGATGAAACGGCACATGAACCGGATCGAGAAAATCATGGGCCTGCTGCTCTGGACCATTGGCCTCATGATGTTGACGGGCGGCTTTTCCGCCTTTGCCTTCTGGCTGCTCGAGACGTTTCCGGCGCTGGCCGTGCTGGGCTGA
- a CDS encoding GcvT family protein → MKTTTQAIVIGGGVVGCSVLYHLTKLGWSDVMLLERSELTSGSTWHAAGGFHTLNGDTNMAALQGYTIRLYKELEEITGMSCGLHHVGGVTLADNQDRFDMLLAERAKHRYMGLDTHIVTPEEIAKIAPVTNIDGIVGGLYDPLDGHLDPSGTTHAYAKAARMGGATIETHTMVRETRQRPDGSWDVVTDKGTIHTQHIVNAGGLWAREVAAMAGLYLPLHPMEHQYIVTDDVPEIVERDTEHPHVMDPAGESYLRQEGRGLCIGFYEQPCKPWAVDGTPWDFGHELLPDNLDKIEASIEFAYRRFPALERAGVKSVIHGPFTFAPDGNPLVGPVPGLRGYWSACGVMAGFSQGGGVGLMLAQWMTQGECERDVSAMDVARFGDWITPGYTRPKVNENYQKRFSVSYPNEELPAARPFRTTPAYDLLDGMGAVWGAQFGLEVANYFAEDSEPRYETPSFRHSNAWEATAREVRAVRGAVGINEVQNFGKYLVTGTGARAWLDRIMAGRVPQPGRLSLTPMLSPAGRLLGDFTISCLSEDAFQLTASYGAQAMHMRWFHQNEADAVHIENISDRLTGFQIAGPKARDVLMACTRDAVGDMRFMDLRHAGVGMANCLIQRVSYTGDLGYEIYCDPMEQRALWDTLWTAGKPHGMRPFGMRAMMSLRLDKFFGSWGAEFSPDYTPGETGMDRFVHWSKDSDFIGRRAAEAERSAGAARQLVAFEVETTDADAHGYEPIWLDGEVRGFVTSGGYSHHAGKSIALGLIPREMKSAGRPAQIEILGQMCDATLITQPLFDADGARMRG, encoded by the coding sequence ATGAAAACCACAACTCAGGCCATCGTCATCGGTGGCGGCGTCGTCGGCTGTAGCGTGCTGTATCACCTGACCAAACTGGGCTGGTCCGACGTTATGCTGCTCGAGCGGTCCGAGCTGACCAGCGGCAGCACCTGGCATGCAGCAGGCGGGTTTCACACCCTGAACGGTGACACCAATATGGCCGCGCTTCAGGGCTACACGATCCGGCTGTACAAGGAGCTGGAGGAGATCACAGGCATGTCCTGTGGCCTGCACCATGTGGGCGGCGTTACACTGGCCGATAATCAGGACCGTTTTGACATGCTGCTGGCCGAGCGGGCCAAGCATCGTTACATGGGCCTCGACACCCATATCGTGACGCCCGAGGAGATCGCGAAAATTGCGCCGGTCACGAATATCGACGGGATTGTCGGCGGCCTCTATGACCCGCTCGACGGGCATCTGGACCCTTCTGGCACCACACACGCCTATGCCAAGGCGGCCCGGATGGGCGGCGCCACGATCGAGACGCACACAATGGTTCGCGAAACGCGCCAGCGCCCCGATGGCAGTTGGGATGTGGTCACCGACAAAGGTACTATCCATACGCAGCACATCGTTAACGCCGGCGGCCTCTGGGCGCGCGAGGTGGCCGCGATGGCAGGCCTCTACCTGCCCCTGCACCCGATGGAGCACCAGTATATAGTTACCGACGACGTCCCCGAGATCGTTGAGCGCGACACCGAGCATCCGCACGTCATGGACCCCGCCGGCGAGAGCTATCTGCGCCAAGAAGGACGCGGCCTCTGCATCGGGTTCTACGAGCAGCCGTGCAAGCCATGGGCCGTGGACGGCACGCCTTGGGACTTTGGCCACGAACTACTGCCCGATAATCTGGACAAGATCGAGGCCAGCATCGAATTCGCCTATCGCCGCTTTCCAGCGCTGGAGCGGGCGGGCGTCAAATCGGTCATTCACGGCCCCTTCACCTTTGCGCCCGACGGCAATCCGCTTGTCGGTCCGGTGCCGGGGTTGCGCGGATACTGGTCGGCATGCGGCGTCATGGCCGGATTTTCCCAAGGCGGCGGCGTCGGACTGATGCTGGCGCAATGGATGACCCAAGGCGAGTGCGAGCGCGACGTATCGGCGATGGATGTCGCCCGCTTTGGCGACTGGATCACACCCGGCTACACTCGGCCCAAGGTCAATGAGAACTACCAAAAACGTTTCTCCGTCAGCTACCCCAATGAGGAATTGCCAGCCGCCCGCCCCTTTCGCACCACCCCCGCGTATGATCTGCTGGACGGCATGGGCGCCGTCTGGGGCGCGCAATTCGGGCTGGAGGTGGCAAACTATTTTGCCGAGGACAGCGAGCCGCGCTACGAGACACCCAGTTTTCGCCACTCGAACGCGTGGGAGGCGACCGCGCGCGAGGTGCGTGCGGTTCGCGGCGCCGTTGGTATCAACGAGGTTCAGAACTTTGGCAAATATCTGGTTACGGGCACAGGCGCGCGCGCGTGGCTGGACCGGATCATGGCCGGCCGCGTGCCTCAGCCGGGGCGCCTATCGCTGACACCGATGTTGTCACCCGCCGGGCGTCTTTTGGGGGATTTCACAATTTCCTGCCTCTCCGAAGACGCGTTCCAGTTGACCGCATCCTACGGTGCGCAGGCTATGCACATGCGCTGGTTCCACCAAAACGAGGCAGACGCCGTGCATATCGAAAACATCAGTGATCGATTGACCGGGTTTCAAATCGCCGGGCCAAAGGCGCGTGATGTGTTGATGGCCTGCACACGGGACGCTGTTGGCGACATGCGCTTTATGGATCTGCGACATGCGGGCGTGGGCATGGCTAACTGCCTGATCCAGCGCGTCAGCTACACAGGCGATCTGGGGTACGAGATTTACTGCGACCCCATGGAGCAGCGCGCGTTGTGGGATACACTGTGGACCGCAGGCAAACCGCACGGAATGCGCCCTTTCGGAATGCGCGCGATGATGTCGCTGCGCCTCGACAAATTCTTTGGCTCATGGGGCGCGGAATTCTCGCCCGATTATACGCCGGGCGAGACAGGCATGGACCGGTTCGTACACTGGTCCAAGGACAGCGATTTCATTGGCCGCAGAGCTGCCGAGGCAGAGCGCAGCGCAGGCGCTGCACGCCAGCTGGTAGCGTTTGAGGTAGAGACGACAGATGCGGATGCCCACGGCTATGAGCCGATCTGGCTGGACGGCGAGGTTCGCGGCTTTGTCACCTCGGGCGGGTACTCGCATCATGCGGGCAAATCCATCGCGCTGGGGCTGATCCCGCGCGAGATGAAAAGTGCAGGCCGCCCCGCGCAGATCGAGATACTGGGCCAGATGTGCGATGCCACGCTAATTACCCAACCGCTCTTTGACGCAGACGGCGCCCGGATGCGGGGTTAA